Sequence from the bacterium genome:
TGCGATCCAGGCGATGAAGCCCACTACTGTATTGCTGGTGACGATCATGACGCTCTCCTTTCCAATCTGGTCATTGCCTTTGGTTCAAACGCCGCGAGTTCGCCGATGAAAGCAATCGCTGCCTTGACCACCTCCGGGTCGCGGAGGATTCTGTGGTGGCCTAGGCCCGTCGTCGTGATCAGGCTTGCTTCGGGCCAGGCGTCGGCAAGCTCGGCGCCCTCTCGGTGCGAGATGAAGCGATCCATCGAGTCGTGGATGACCAAGAGCGGCATCGGCATGCCCGGCGCGAGTCGTAGCGGCTCGGACGCATCCCACTCGAACCCCAGACGGTCTTCGAAAGCCCTGCGCATCCGATCGACAACCGGTGGCGGGAAGCCGGTCAGCTCACCGAATCGCTCGCGGATGGCGTGAAGCCGCGCCGACGGCGAGATCGCGACCACCCGATCGGCGCTCAGCTCGCGCTCGGCCAGGGCGTAGATGGCCGCGGTGCTGCCGAGCGAGTGCGCAATGACCGCCTCGACGGGCTCAAAACGGCGCGCTACTGCGCCCAGCGCGGCGGCGAACGCCGGCATCGACGCGGTCCGGCCGGAGGCTTCGCCGTGGGCCGGCGCATCGTGCGTCACGACACGATAGCCGCGCGCGAGCAGCGGCTCGACGAAAGCGCCCAGCTGAAGACCCCGGCCCGACCAGCCGTGAGCCAGAAGAACGGTTCTCGAGCCGGTTCCCCAGACCCAGACCGGTATCGGCCCGAGCGGAGACGGAATCGTCATGCGGTCGGCGCCTTCGGCCCACGCGGACTCGCGGCTGGGCTTCGGAGTCGCAGTCGGCGTAACGAAAAGCCGTGCCGCCAGCCTGGCGGCTAGGGATGGAGCGAATCGACTCAGAAGCAAGTTGAACCTCCGGAACAAAAACATACGAACGGTCGTGCTTGTTTCCTTCGAAACGTCATGCTGAAACATGGTGCCCCTCGTCTCGTCAGATCACCTGGCGCAGGCCAGCAGCCGCTCGAGTGCACTCAGCGCGCGGTTGTGCGCCTTCGGGTCTCGGAGCAAACGATGGTGCAGGTGGAAGGCCATGAAGACCCCGTAGACCTCGAAAGCCAACTGCGCGGCATCGAGGTCCTTTCGGAAATGCCCTTCCTCCACCGCGATCTGGATCGCGGTCGTCAGAGTGTCGACCCAGTCCCGCTGCGTTGCGACCAGCGCGTCGCGGACGCGCCCGGGGCGATCGTCGAGCTCGAAGGAGGCGGCCATGAACGGACATCCGCCTGTGCGCAGCGTTTCCCACGCCATCCACCGGTCGAACAGAGCCCGCACCCGAGGCTCGCCCCGGGGCTCACGCAGAGCCGGAGATACGACCGTCTCGATGAAGTGAGCGGCGGCGGACTCCAGAACCTCGACCTGCAGGCCTTCCTTCGAGTCGAAGTGGGCGAACAGCCCGCTCTTCGACATGTCGGTCGCCTTGGCCAGCTCGCCGAGCGAGAGGCCCTCGACCCCGACGGTGCTCGCGAGGTCCAGCGCCTGGCTCAGAATCCTCTGCTTGGTGTCTTGCCCTTTCCTCATGTCGGCAAGAAAATAGCACGACCGGTCGTTCTTGTCAACCTCTCTCCAACCGAGGCGCAAGCCCCCACAATGAAGCTCGCAGGTATCTATCCAATATCTCTGACGCTGATGCTGGTTGGGTGGACCGTTGCTGCCATGGCCCAAGATCCGTCTCTCACCCTCGCGGCTGTCGATCCGGGACCGGGACCGGTCTCAGAAGAGCAGATCGACAACCTCACTCACCGACGGATCGTTCTGTCTTCGGCACGAGTGCTCGAAGCCATGTGGCTCAGAGGTCAGAGGAGTCGCTGAGGCGAGTTGCCACCTCGCCCTCGCCGTGTTTGCGAACGTGTGAGCCCTCTCGAAGTCGAGCTACCGCTTGCGGGGAACTCGACCACGTTCGCAGCCTCGCGTCCTTCGAGCTTGGCCGC
This genomic interval carries:
- a CDS encoding alpha/beta hydrolase, whose protein sequence is MTIPSPLGPIPVWVWGTGSRTVLLAHGWSGRGLQLGAFVEPLLARGYRVVTHDAPAHGEASGRTASMPAFAAALGAVARRFEPVEAVIAHSLGSTAAIYALAERELSADRVVAISPSARLHAIRERFGELTGFPPPVVDRMRRAFEDRLGFEWDASEPLRLAPGMPMPLLVIHDSMDRFISHREGAELADAWPEASLITTTGLGHHRILRDPEVVKAAIAFIGELAAFEPKAMTRLERRAS
- a CDS encoding TetR/AcrR family transcriptional regulator; its protein translation is MRKGQDTKQRILSQALDLASTVGVEGLSLGELAKATDMSKSGLFAHFDSKEGLQVEVLESAAAHFIETVVSPALREPRGEPRVRALFDRWMAWETLRTGGCPFMAASFELDDRPGRVRDALVATQRDWVDTLTTAIQIAVEEGHFRKDLDAAQLAFEVYGVFMAFHLHHRLLRDPKAHNRALSALERLLACAR